The genome window tgtattcAGGCAACACCAAACATTTCATATTAAAAGGAAAACCTTCAGAAAAACTTATAgcaggtaaagaaaaaataaaaccatggACACactcaaaatttcaaaaataaaatttctaccCGAATGTATGCAGAATATGAAGGAGGATACAGTACATATTCCAATATTTGGTACCCATTGAACGTAATGGGTCACGTTGAGTGGGAGACACTATCACCTCCCTTTAAGATTTGGCTTTGGCAGGTTGTTATatctgacaaaaataaaaatattaagcgTCAAGGAGGGAGTTCCCTCCTTAAACTTGGCCACAAGAACTTAAGTTGTGCTAATCAGGACAATTTGAACTAATATATGCAGTTTAAGTGATCACAGAATAATTTTCTGTAGAAGATAGGACGAGATTAGCAACACTTGCATTTATTTAAatccttcagaaaaaaaaaaaataataattactagtATGTTACCAGTATTAAAACCACAGAATTGTCATGCAGTGCTTTGATTCCTAATTTATTGGGTAATTTCTCTGTATGACCACTATTCACACACTTCAAATCATGATTCATATTAtactaaaagaaatagaaaaataaaaaaagattattaaagAGGAACGCATCAAAATACTGTAACTTGCTATTATGGCAAATGCACATTTCACTTTAAACAGTCACATTTAACTATACAGTATTGAAGTACAGTTAGGCTTACAAAAccaattctgtaaaaaaaaaaaatttataaatgctTTCAATGTACTTGTGTAATTAAAGTTATGCAGGCATGTTAAATCACAAAATAGCACTATGGAAGCAGTTCATGGCACTAATTTCAATATAtagaagaaaaatacagaaagaggctGTTAACATTTCAGAGAATTGTCGGGGGTATGAAGCTGAGTATGTTGTTTAATCAGAGGAAATCTGATGTGGAGGGTACAGAGAAAAGGAGTGATTTGagattactttttatttacaagTTCTGATTAGAATACCAGAAGGTGGTGATTGAGCTAGATGGACAAGGTGGGTAAAGACCGTAGAAATTCCTCAGGAGACTGGCAATGAAGGCAGTATCAGCAAGTTATTATTCTGTAAACTGAAGGGCCTATGAAAGACAAGGAAACGCCATTGCACAAGTGGCCACTCACTCTACAGTACAACACCAAGCAAAGATATATTCCAGAAAGCTTGTACTCTGGCTACCTAATAAAATCCCAAGGGGTTTACATACTAAGAGTAATTGTATattatgaatttccatcacctttACTAATCTAAGGTTGGATATTATTCACAGAGGCACTCATCATCAAAactaatgtatttatgtatatatatcttttgatttGGCTAGGGAACACTAAAAATGGCTCGTACTACAGGGTTTCTCTATTGTACAATGTCCTTCGACAAAGGTAATACGAAAGCACACCACTACTATTGGTTAATTCCCAAGAAATATCACAACTAGCCAAAGTGGATTAAAAGCAGGCTTGCTAAAGAGAACTATGCCTATAAAAAATACTGATACATTGTCCAAATACCAGTGAAAACTGaagttcacaaaagaaaaaatacaccagtttatataaaaaatacagtatgAAGAACAGAAAGGAATTTGAGTTAACACTAGATCATTGTATCAGGAAGCTTGACTTTAGTAGGTAGAGGTGGAGCCTGTAGATCCTCCTCTTCTGTCAGGCTTAGCCTCGTCAAGTCTTCAGGTCGCACAAGTTTCACGGGCAAAGGCATTGGATCGATGTCTATGTTCTTTCCATTCTGAAGAAAAGGACAAATATTTAATCTCCCTATTGACAATAAAATCCTGCAAGTCCGTTGCAAGAAAGTTACCATATTAATTAACCCCCATGGCAAGTAACTTTTTCATTGGGCCATTTACGCAAAATACAATCTCGATTGGCTCATcttaatattcatattattttaggCAGTAGAAATTAGTAGTGCATTTCTCTAATTTGAAGCGTCAAATTAAAGAAATGCCTCCACAATTTTTTCCCTAGTTTTAGAATCACGAATTAATTCTCTATTCTTTCAATTAGAAATGGACCACTTCTAGCCATGGGCATAGGGACGAACAACCCTATCCAGAGAATGATACGAGGTAACATTCAAAGCAAGTGCAATAGTCCATGGGATAAGTGCGGATATACCAAAGACATCAATTCCAGGATTACACAATTCTGTTGGGATTTTTCTATACTTTAATGTCAAGCATCAGAATTCTCTCTTTCAGTTTGATTTTCTTGACATTCACATTCTATACAATCAGTCACAGACTGTGTATCCAGAATCATTCATATATGACCATTTAAATGCATAAGTTATTTTTACTTCAAGTGCCTTTAACAAAGCATGCAGGACAAACACAAAGCACTTACTGAAAAAGCTTTGGCCTTTGATGTGTTGTTGGTACTGCACAAAGCAATGATGACATACAGGGAGAAGACGACCAGAGCAACCACAGACGCAACCAAGATGTAAGGGGGAACACCAATTTGCTGCGAGACGCACTTCACAACTGAAGGTtcgtcattttcttcatttactgTAACTGAGAACAAAGAAAAATCCATTATGTAAAATAACCTATTCAGTTAATCACCATAGGGGGTAGTGCTCAGTACCTCACTCACTGCACTGTAGGgataacttaaggttctttgtagcggcccttcggcccatagctgcaaccccttgaatttcttttactgtacctccattcatattctctttcctctatcttactttccatacTCCTGACaaatgtttcaacattattttcagtgctgaatgacctgataggtccccGGTGTAGCCTTTGACTAGAAGAATTCCTATTATGTTCAGCTTATTTACAAGTTACCCATTGTGTACAAAGGTAAACGATATTGCTTGTTCCTCAATTCAATAACTAATTTTTCCCTAAAAGAAGTCACAACTACTAGATTGCTGAACCAAACTCAAAACTCACGTTGTCGTGAATCCTGTGCCTGAACGAGGGGATTCTCTCCATCGGCCGCAGCTTCTGTGTCAATCCCCAAAACGATTTCTGGTTCTGACTCCACAGCAATAATCTTGTTGTCGTCACGTATGAAGTAAGTGATCAAGGAGGATCGGATGATGTGGACAGCTCCTACTACTGAAGAGTAGATGGCGTGAACTTGCATCAGAGGACTCAGCAGGTGGATAGAGGGTTCCTCATCAGCCTGCGTATTTTAAAGGATGATTCAAATTAATATGAGAAAATCAAAATATTACTATGTTGTATATTCTTCCCCTTTTCTGTGATTTCTACCAGTAGTACTACAACTAGTCTGATAAAGTCATTAGGTTAAAATGATAATACTtctcacaataaatatataaaattgcacctaaatatttaattttaacattCATGGATAGTAAGCAAGCTAAAACTTTATCACAGTTTTCTCCtcagaataatgaaataaaagttacTAAAAACAAACTGATCAAAAATGTACAACAAATTAATTTGACCATAAGTATATAAGGAAAGCATGGTTTGTTTCTGCAAATGCtccaaaattgatatatttagaGAAAACATGTTTTTGTAAAAATGAATCCACCACAAAACAGCTCATCCACTTGAAGCAAATATGAACAAAACACCATGATGCACACCATAAGAAGACAAGAAACAAGACACCGCAAGAGTAAATTTGccagaaattaaaactaaatggTAAAGTCGGGTCTCCAACTTAAATAGTGCATCACAGACATCTAAGAGGAAGCTCAAGTTCAGTTCTCAAAGGATTTTCTActcataaaaaatagaaaaaacatttatGCATTCATTATTAATACAGTATTAGCAGGATAAGAAGACACCTAATCATACAAGCAGCAATGATTTACAATTAAAAGTAAGAAACCATTGTCTTCAACATATGTTCACAATTTTTTTCATCTAACAGGATTAGAAAGTAGTTCAAAAAGACCCATTTCTTGACTCCTTGGGTCCcttgaattattttttccctACCCTAAAGTGATAACTGGAATGAGGTAAATCAAAAGAAATTAACTGGGAAAAGATAAACCAGAATGACTGGGAAGTAAGGCAGAAGGGATGCAGTAAAAAAACCTTTGTTACAGTCTAAAGAATGCCATGCAAAGCACACTGCAAGTTGTGCCCCCCTACAGGACCAGAAATGTTCAATACTAGTCTTATTATGATAGCTCTTCTAAAGAAGAAAGCCTACACCATGATGAATTGATAAAACAGCTTACAACTGTAGATAACTCCTCTGACTTTAATAGCTTGCAATGAAAACCTGACCTAATAATGTTCAAAGCTGTTGACAATGGTTTGGGATGCTTTACCACCTTGGCCTTATTGACAAGAGCTGCAGGGTAATTTGCCTGATGAACAACCGAATACTCTGCCTTGTTTCCAACAGCCAAGCAACACTTAGGTAGGATCAAACAACCACAGCACTTAAGCCTTTGCTGTCACATATTTGATGGAACCATCTCATTCAAGGGTGACATATATTACAATGAATCACAGCAAAAGAGGAGCCACTGTAATATCTTTCAATACATCTTTGTAGCATATAGCTATCAAGACAATTTCCTTTGACTGCACTGATAGGATGTAGCATTCTTTTCAATCTGCTATTAGTACCTTTTCATATGGCCACCTGTTAACGGGGGGCAGGTCTATTGCTTCTTCGAAATTGTCACATTTTTCTCTAGACTCCAGGAAAATTTAAGGCAATAGGTTTTAAGTCAAAGTAGGTTTTACTAGAAGTGCTCCAGAATTTCTGTCAGTAGCTCATTCAAAGAGCAACCCACACACCTGAGCATCTAATGAAATTGCATGCAAGCAAATCTATATACATTTGCTTTttaacaaatatgatattgttattatacaataaagtttcatacatacttacctggcagatatatacatagctaagactccgtcgtccccgacagaaaattcaaatttcgcgccactcgctacaggtaggtcaggtgatctacctgcctgccctgggcggcaggactaggaaccatccccgttttctatcatattttctctcttccacctgtctcctgcggggaggctgggtgggcctttaattgtatatatctgccaggtaagtatgtatgaaactttatttttgtataataaacaatatcattttcatacattcaacttacctgtcagatatatacatagctgattggcacccttcggtggagggtaagagacagctactatatggaatagacaggtaaacaacatatgttgtaggtataaataaaaccttggttcctacctgataggtggtagacttcgtgggtgtttgcccagtagtctgcatcacctcaagaaactttagcgagatatatgatctatggccaagagttcttgtgggtctgccgaaggggtcttatccgcttactcggcagagcctgaaaggactttgtcaatgggtgctgatccacttatatgacaatacaccttatgaaggagcacacaaccaatcccgaccacctgatcctaaccatatgttagaactaaggattgttccgagttatccccgaactcgtcacaacaaccgtaactcaaaaaccactacgcacacatacataattttctaaaaaaaaaaaaattatactcatctaattagatatgacaagattctcttactgaacaacatagaagaaaagtatatacttttaaggattggtgtcggctcccgtacccagaatcgtattctgccgatacgaaaggacccagagaaaaacacttctcatatgtcacacgaacgtctttcaagtaatgagatgcaaatactgagttgcatctccaaaatgtcgatctatgatgtttttaagcgacatattcttatgaaacgagagagacgtcgctacagctctcacttcatgagcgtTACTCTAACagtgtaactgttcgtcaggacagaccttatgagcgtctgtaatgacgtttcttacaaagaatgccagcgcattcttggacatcagtcttgtggggtcttttacgcGCAccaagaccttgtctagagcctcccatctgatgctttctctgaaggtagaactttcaGAGCtctacagggcatagagacctctctgcttctctgcctacgagactcgacatgcctttgacttcgaatgacttaggccagggattcgtgggattctcgtttttcgctaaaaacagggtcttaaacgagcaaatagctgagtctcccttgaatcctactttatcctgcagagcatgtaattcactattctctttgccgtagtaaagataataggaataggcattttctggtgatgtctctaaacgatgccagatgaggaggttcgaatctttccgatgacagaaacttgaggactacgtctaggttccagttcggaggtactggttccttagactttgaagtctcaaaagaccttatgagatcgtggagatctttattatctgccagatccaatcctctattcctgaatacagccgagagcatacttctgtatccctttattgtggatacggctagatgagatttttctctcaggaatagcaggaaatcagcaatttccgctatagaggtagtggaggaggacaacttcttggatctacaccaccttctaaatacctcccacttcgattggtatactttcgtagtggaggttctgcgtgctctcgcgatcgcgctgccacttcgcgagaaaagcctctcgctctgacaagtcttcgatagtcgaaaggcagtcagagcgagagcggggaggttttgatggtacctcttgaagtgtggttgtctgagaagatccgtccttcttggtagggatcttggaaagtctacgatccactctaccacctctgtgaaccaatcctgggccggccaaaagggggctattaacgtcatctcgtctcttttgacgcacaaactttttcattactaatcccaggattgaatgggggaaaagcatatacgtctactcgagaccaattagcaggaaggcgtcttacataagtgctcttggatcttccacgaccgagcaaaagactggcagccttttggaaatgaatgttgcgaagagatccacatgaggagtcccccacagtGACCAGAGAtctagacacacttcctcgtgtagggtccactctgtatgaaggacctggttcctcctgctgagtctgtccgccctcacattctttactccctgtacgaaccttgtcagcagggagatgttcctgtgagacgtccaaagcaataggtctctcgtcagttcgtaaggaacgaggagtgagtccctcccagtttccgaatgtaggcaagtgcggtgtgttgtccacgtttacttgcactactttgtttgacaccagaggttctaggctcttcaaagccagatgcacggcgaagagctctttgcagtttatgtgccaagtcacctgtgctggttcccaggtgcctgacacctcttctgagcctaatgtcgctccccaacctttctccgacgcgtcggagtacaacactaggtctgggttctgtgtttttagagagatccctttgttctcttccagagggggcaaccaccactccaggtgcgattttatctccactggaatgggaaaaaacgtccgaaagttgtccggttttccagctccaagacttcttgaggaagaattgaagcggacgtaaatgaagtcttcctagtgggaagaactgttcgagcgaggaaagggtccctagaaggctcaacattccctcgccgacgtatgttccttccctaagaagagagagactatccgcaaaccttttgcgattctctcttgcgaaggaaatactcgaaaaccccgagaatccatccgaatccccagatagactaggtcctgtctgggggtcagctgagacttctcgaggttcacgagcaatcccaacgctttgatcaaatctagagttaactttaggtcctccaagcactgtcctctctgatctggccctgatgagcagtcgtccagatacagagagatatttactcctttgaggtgaagaaacctcgccacattcttcatcaggcttgtgaagacctgaggagctgtggacaggccgaaacacaaggctctgaactgaaagatccttccccccgtcatgaaacggtaggtacttcttcgatgaagggtggatcgggacgtgaaagtaggcgtccttgagatctagagacaccatccaatctccttttcgtaatgacgctaggactgaagcagaagtctccatgacaactccttctgaacaaatttgttcagagagctgacgtccagtactggtctccagcctcccgaggctttcgcaaccagaaaaggcgattgtaaaccccggggagttttgatccagtactagttctatcgctctcttgtcccacatttgttccaccatcgatcgaagagtatccctcagcacaggatccttgtacttggctgatagttcccttggtattgacgttaggggaggagtgttcaggaaagggatacgatatcccttccttatgatagccaatgaAGATGCGTCTGTGTTTATCAGTGtcccaggcttccacaaatcccaggaagcctggcacctactggtgcttggaggagagaatcttcattttcccttttttaaagggacgaaaggcagacctacctctcttctccggagccttccttcttgcgggaggtctggaggtcggaccacctcgaaagggctgaacagatgtactaggtcctttcttgtcatatgcgaaacaggtttcttcttccttgctgactgcgtcagaagatcctgagtcgccttctcagttaaagaatgcgcaatgtccttcactaactgagaagggaacaaaaagtcagatagaggcgaatacagtagagctgccctctgagctgTGAGACTtggttaagaaggcgccatatacagtccttttctttagaagacctgctccaaataatgaggagatttcaaaagatccatcctgtaccgctttgtcaatacaagacaatatgcataacagggcttcaggttcgattccttccgaatcatgggcttcttggacatcaccccaagggacgccaatctaaaaagttgaagacttccaatacatgaaagagtcccttgaggagatggtccagttcagaaattccccacgtaattcgtgccgaattgagaccttgtcgacgtgaagcgtcaactaaggtcgaaaaatctgcttccgatgtagaagggagagcaatacccatattctctcccgtctgataccaaatgcctcttttcccagctaatcttgctggagcatgcagaagactgttctcactaagctttcttagacttcatccatgagtctaaggatgtAAGGCCCTTcatcgaaatggtgggcttcattttgagaaaagacgaaggctttcttcgtcttagcactcgaaagagagagcgcggagaaggaggagcggcaggagtcaactcgtctccatactccctCAAGAAGcaggtagt of Macrobrachium nipponense isolate FS-2020 chromosome 33, ASM1510439v2, whole genome shotgun sequence contains these proteins:
- the LOC135203043 gene encoding transmembrane protein 59-like; this encodes MSAKIVAITLAIFFVAVCRASSQETFDDAASNSLMCSKNCTDKYTTEGLIDECQRGCRFHVIEEFFISSDLNATQMNLACYGSCVEAYSENSSRTDACKDGCDIQQKIVMEKKADEEPSIHLLSPLMQVHAIYSSVVGAVHIIRSSLITYFIRDDNKIIAVESEPEIVLGIDTEAAADGENPLVQAQDSRQLTVNEENDEPSVVKCVSQQIGVPPYILVASVVALVVFSLYVIIALCSTNNTSKAKAFSNGKNIDIDPMPLPVKLVRPEDLTRLSLTEEEDLQAPPLPTKVKLPDTMI